In Oscillatoria acuminata PCC 6304, a single window of DNA contains:
- the kaiC gene encoding circadian clock protein KaiC, which produces MIQQSFKGKTEPQELAKCPSGIRGLDEITGGGLPQGRPTLVCGTAGCGKTLMAMQFLIKGVEDYDEPGVFMSFEETAEELRQNVISLGWDVKALQDQKKLGIDYVHIDRSEFQETGEYNLEGLFLRLAIAIDRVQAKRVALDTLEVLFGGLDNEAIVRSELRRLFRWLKDKGVTAIITAESGENSLTRQGLEEYVSDCVIRLQQQVSDRIATRTLHIVKYRGSKHGSNEYPFLIETDGISVVPITSIGLNHQVSTERISTGIHRLDMMLGGQGFYRGSSVLISGTAGTGKSTVAAHFAQATCRRGERCLYIAFEESPNQIIRNMRSIGLDLESCVQDGLLVFESVRPTLYGLEMHLVKFYHAIETLKPQVVIVDPISNLHYVGNDIEVKSFLMRLIDFLKTHIITSLMTSLTISSSTSLERTDIGVSSLMDTWLMLRDMETNGERNRLLYLLKSRGMEHSNQVREFRLSSSGVELIKAYLGPGGVLTGSARAVQESREQADALLRQKDIETKQRNIERKRAVIEAKIQALQADFELEKSEIERIIHKEELEEKIQRETEITMGEMRRVNGKPDL; this is translated from the coding sequence ATGATTCAACAAAGTTTTAAGGGAAAAACTGAACCGCAGGAGTTAGCAAAATGTCCTTCAGGTATTCGAGGTTTGGATGAAATAACCGGGGGTGGATTACCCCAGGGACGACCCACTTTAGTCTGTGGAACAGCCGGTTGTGGTAAAACCTTGATGGCGATGCAGTTTTTAATCAAGGGGGTTGAGGACTATGATGAACCCGGTGTGTTTATGTCCTTTGAAGAAACTGCTGAAGAATTAAGACAAAATGTCATCTCCCTCGGGTGGGATGTTAAAGCATTACAAGACCAAAAAAAATTAGGGATTGATTATGTGCATATCGATCGCAGTGAGTTTCAAGAAACTGGAGAATATAATTTAGAAGGGTTATTTTTGCGACTGGCGATCGCCATTGATCGAGTCCAAGCCAAGCGCGTTGCTTTGGATACCCTAGAGGTACTCTTTGGCGGATTGGATAATGAGGCGATTGTCCGATCCGAACTGCGGCGGTTGTTTCGGTGGCTGAAAGATAAAGGGGTGACGGCGATTATTACTGCCGAAAGTGGGGAAAATTCCCTCACCCGTCAAGGATTAGAGGAATATGTTTCTGATTGTGTGATTCGTCTGCAACAGCAAGTTAGCGATCGCATTGCCACCCGGACTTTACATATTGTCAAATATCGGGGGTCCAAACATGGCAGTAATGAATACCCGTTTTTAATTGAAACAGACGGAATTTCTGTCGTTCCTATTACCTCGATCGGACTGAATCATCAAGTGTCTACGGAACGAATTTCCACTGGAATTCATCGCCTAGATATGATGTTAGGCGGCCAGGGATTTTATCGCGGTAGTAGTGTTTTAATTAGTGGCACCGCAGGTACGGGAAAAAGTACGGTAGCGGCACATTTTGCTCAGGCAACTTGTAGGCGGGGAGAACGATGTTTGTACATTGCGTTTGAGGAATCTCCCAACCAAATTATTCGGAATATGCGATCGATTGGGTTAGACTTAGAAAGTTGCGTTCAAGATGGTTTGCTCGTCTTTGAATCCGTCCGTCCGACCCTGTACGGGTTAGAAATGCACCTGGTCAAATTCTATCATGCGATCGAAACCTTAAAACCCCAGGTTGTGATTGTTGATCCCATTTCTAACCTGCATTATGTCGGAAATGATATCGAAGTCAAATCCTTTCTGATGCGCCTGATAGACTTTCTGAAAACCCACATTATCACCAGTTTGATGACGAGCCTCACCATCAGCAGCAGTACATCCTTAGAACGTACAGATATCGGGGTTTCTTCATTAATGGATACCTGGCTGATGCTGCGGGATATGGAAACCAACGGCGAACGCAATCGATTACTTTACTTGCTGAAATCTCGCGGCATGGAACACTCCAATCAAGTTCGGGAATTTCGCCTGAGTTCATCCGGGGTAGAATTAATCAAAGCATATCTCGGACCTGGAGGTGTACTCACGGGTTCAGCAAGAGCGGTCCAGGAATCTCGCGAACAAGCCGATGCATTACTGCGGCAAAAAGACATTGAAACCAAACAACGAAACATCGAACGGAAACGGGCGGTGATTGAAGCAAAAATTCAGGCACTGCAAGCTGATTTTGAATTAGAAAAATCTGAAATAGAACGGATCATCCATAAAGAAGAGTTGGAGGAAAAAATTCAACGAGAAACGGAAATAACAATGGGAGAAATGCGACGGGTTAATGGGAAGCCGGACTTATAG
- a CDS encoding circadian clock KaiB family protein, which yields MENNPEKISKPEVDVFEEFLSRPKEEKYLLRLFIAGNTPNSNRAFNKIKNICEEYLPGRYELEVIDIYEQPELMEQEQIIAIPTLVKKLPPPLQKFIGDLANTEKVLLGLDINYYRSH from the coding sequence ATGGAAAACAATCCAGAAAAAATCTCTAAACCCGAAGTCGATGTATTTGAAGAGTTTTTATCTCGACCCAAGGAGGAAAAATACTTACTCCGCTTATTTATTGCTGGAAATACGCCCAATTCTAATCGAGCTTTCAACAAAATTAAAAATATTTGTGAAGAATATTTACCGGGACGATATGAATTAGAAGTTATTGATATTTATGAACAGCCGGAACTGATGGAACAAGAACAAATTATTGCCATTCCGACTTTAGTCAAGAAACTGCCGCCACCGCTACAGAAGTTTATTGGGGATTTGGCGAATACGGAAAAGGTGCTGCTTGGATTAGATATTAACTATTATCGCTCCCATTAA